ACCTAATTGCCATTCATAGGTGGAGGGACTCCAGTCTTGGAGATCCTGCCATTTATGGCAGTCTACTAATGGAGTTTTAGAGGTGTGGGTCCCGTGTGTTTTTTAAGTTACAAGATAAATGTTGATTTTAGGCAATTTCTTGTACTGTTCATGAACTCCACTAACACTTAACGATttgtaattagtttttttttttaaatttatttataaatcagattagaataaaattttaagaaacccAAAACAAGTTTCACCGATAATCATATCCTTAGAGCATGATTATAGGGACATCTTAGAGTGTATCTTAGGTTTATttagattaaattaaaaagaccAAACCACCTTTATGCTAAACTCGTCGCTTAATTAAGAGAAGGAGAGAGTGTATCTTATGGCCACGTGTTGAAAGGTGATTGGTGAGAGAAGAGGTGAAGCACGACATCGTTTTGTCTCTCtcacttttctttctttctttctttttctcttctttctctcctctcCTCGGCGACACGAAAGGCGATTTGCTTCATCTCGGTGAATCTCCTCAACGAGACGGCGTCTCTGTTGGTAGCTCGTCTCGACGAAGGAGAACGACGTTTCCTCTAGCGGTTGCTCTCCTCGACCAACGAAAACGGCGAGATTTCTCTCGTGGTGGCTCTCGGAGACGAAGAGACATCGGTGAACGCTTCTGCTCTGGATGATCGAAAGGTAAAGATGAGTTGAATTTGTTTCAAAGACAAACTATTTCATTCATGCATGTCTTTTTTGAATCGTGAATCTTTAGAATGAACAAGCATctgatttgttttaatttttttgtgtatTTGTCTGTTGAGATGGATGATCAAGACCTTTGGATGATCAAGAGATGGCGAAACCTTGCTCTTTGTCAGACTCAGACAGAACCCCCACGATTGTTCATTAAGGTAAGACCTCTGTCTTTGATCATTTGAATAGAATAAAACCTGATATCTTTGCTCTATTTAATTGGATAAACTATTGTCATTGCTAATGAATTTAGAGTCGTATAAAACATTCTTCTTTGCTCTGTTTGGTTTGGTAAATCTTTGTAGAGTTTTTAGTCTGTGGTTTGTCATATATGTCGCGATTGTAGTTGATTTTTACTTAAAGAATTCAACCGTAGTGGTAGGTTGTGATCAATGCATAGGTTTAGGTAATAAATTGTATGCTTAAATAGATATTGGTAGATTTAGGTAATAAATTTTATGGTTAGACTGAATTGAATGGTTTGTGTGAGGAATGGTGTTGTGTGATTAATGGATTGTAGCTATATGTCAACTCGGTAGTGGTAGGTTGTGATCAATGCTTTGTGTGATGTCAAACACGGTTATAAACCGTGtacttctcttctttcttctcctctgtcTTGAAAaaacagtcttcttcttcttccttcttctccactttctcatctttgttattttctttctctcatctTCTATTCAATGGCTTACTTTCCTGGTTCTGGAACCGGTTCGTTAGTGGACTTACTTAGTTCACAAACCCAAACAGTTTCCTTCAGTAACTTTCCATCTGTAGCTAGTCTAGGAACCGAAGCTTCAAACCTTCATGGAGTCACTTCTGCTGCGCCAAAAGAACGAAGGAAATGGACACAAGAGGATGACATTGTTCTCATCAGCGCGTGGTTGAACACGAGCAAAGATCCTGTGGTGGCCAACGAGCAAAGAGCAGGAACCTTTTGGGAGCGAGTTACTGCATACTATGCTGCAACTCCTCACGCTGCTGGCTGCTTGGTGAGAAAGACGGGTGACTGCAAGCAGCGTTGGCACAAGATCAATGATTTCGTGTCCAAGTTCTGTGGATCATACGCAGCAGCAACTAGAGAGAAAAGCTCCGGCCAGAATGAAGTTGATGTTCTCAAACAAGcacatcatcttttttttatcCATCACAAGAAGAAGTTTACTCTAGAACACGCATGGAGGGAGCTGCGCTTTGA
This genomic interval from Raphanus sativus cultivar WK10039 unplaced genomic scaffold, ASM80110v3 Scaffold1867, whole genome shotgun sequence contains the following:
- the LOC108807916 gene encoding glutathione S-transferase T3-like; this encodes MAYFPGSGTGSLVDLLSSQTQTVSFSNFPSVASLGTEASNLHGVTSAAPKERRKWTQEDDIVLISAWLNTSKDPVVANEQRAGTFWERVTAYYAATPHAAGCLVRKTGDCKQRWHKINDFVSKFCGSYAAATREKSSGQNEVDVLKQAHHLFFIHHKKKFTLEHAWRELRFDQKWRDITNNDDKKKKKRKNEEGEEGEDSVPSEASGSKRPPGVKAAKAAKAAKDAKDAKASGKKPVVHEILDVDKYESMWTIKQQDLAAKERLSKTHMLENLLARQDALADYEEVLKKKLISDLFSS